The bacterium nucleotide sequence CGCTTCATATTGCTATTTCTACAATAAATGAGATTGATTATCTTTTGAGTTGGAACTTTGACCATATTGTTAAGGTTAAGACCCGAAGGATAGTAAACATGGTAAATGCATCTTGTGGTTATCCAGATTTGGAAATAATAACATCTGCAGAACTCTTGTAAGGAGGAGGGCCGCATGAAAGAACAAGATAAGCTCTGGGAAAAGGTTAGTAAAGATTTCCCTTATGATCCTGCTCTAAAAGAAGTGCATTATGCAAGACTGAAGATTCATGAGCAGACCAAAGGAATGACATCAAAGGAATTTGTGAATTACATTAAGCTAAAAGCAAAGAACGTCCTTGAGCAGAAGTAAACACCAAAGGTTAAAGATTACAGGATGAAAGCCATTTGTCTAACCAATCGCTGAAGCTGACGGCCGATAAATCCGCCGCAGCTTAGCTCAATCGTTAGGCAGTCAATAATTAAAGGAAGGATAATAAATATCATATGAGAATTTACATGGATAACTGCTGTTTTAATCGCCCTTTTGATGATCAATCTAACATTCGTATCAGACTTGAGACCGAGGCCAAGCTATACATTCAAGAGAAAATAATCAGCAAAGAAATTGAGTTGGTATGGTCTTATATCATTGATTATGAGAATCGGTTTAATCCTTTTGAGGAAAGAAGAAATGCAATTGATAAGTGGAAGCATCACGCAATAATTGATATTGTGGAAACAAATGATATCATTAATAATGCTGGATCAATCCAGAGCCTTGGCACAAAAAGTAAAGATGCTCTTCATGTTGCTTGTGCTATCGAAGCCAAATGTGATTATTTTCTTTCAACGGATAATTCTTTACTCAAAAAACTTTCTGATTTTGATAAGATTAAAACATTGAATCTATTATCCTTTCTGACTGTTTTGGAGGTAAGCCAATGAAAACGGATACTGAAATCAAACTTGATGGCATCAAGACACTTATGGATGCTTTGGGGAAATTGGAAGCAGAAAGATTCATAGCACTAATAAAGCGTGAGCCATTTGATTACACGCAATGGCAAAAAGATATGTGGTCTGAAAGAACTATAAAAGAAATCAGTAACGCAGCAATGGAATATCGTAATGAAGTAAAATAGGAACAGCAACCATAAATGCCTAACCCATCGCTGAAGCTGACCGCCGGGCAAAGCCCGCCGTCAGCTTAGCTCAGTCGTTAGTTCAATAAAATTCAAAGATTAAGATTT carries:
- a CDS encoding PIN domain protein, producing the protein MRIYMDNCCFNRPFDDQSNIRIRLETEAKLYIQEKIISKEIELVWSYIIDYENRFNPFEERRNAIDKWKHHAIIDIVETNDIINNAGSIQSLGTKSKDALHVACAIEAKCDYFLSTDNSLLKKLSDFDKIKTLNLLSFLTVLEVSQ